A window of Methylomonas sp. 11b genomic DNA:
AGCCGCTACCCGCGAATCTGCGCCAGTTGCAAGCCCTCACGCGTCGCTTGGAGCACTTGCTGGAGATGCAGCGCATGGAGCAAAACCGACTGGAGACAGCTGATACCGCTATTGTCCCTTCCATCAACACTGTACTGGCAACATTGGCGGCCGAACTGAAGGCTACCCGTCAAGCCATCCAAGACCATGTCGATAAGGATCCCGATCTCAAGCAGCAAAGCGATCTGCTGACCTCCATTCCGGGTATCGGCCCCGCCACGACCGCCTATTTGCTCGTGGCCTTAAGTCCTCACCATGGCTACGCCAACGCCAAACAAGTCGTGGCCCAAGCCGGCCTCGCACCCGCCATCCGACAGTCAGGACAATGGCAGGGCAAAACGCGTATTGCCAAGACCGGTGACGCTCGGTTGCGCAAAGCGCTTTATCTACCCGCTTTGGTCGCCTGGCAACATAATCCAGCCATTCGCGTCCAATGCCAACGACTCAAAGCTAATGGCAAAAACGGCAAGCTCATTGTCTGCGCCGCCATGCGTAAGCTCATTCATCTGGCTTTCGCTATCTTGAAATCCGGTAAACCTTTTGATCCTAATTTTTCCCTTGCATGAGCGGGTTTAAGACGGTATCTACTGGGCTAAATTGTGCCAACACTCGGCTACATTTTTTGGATACTTCAACATGAAGAAACTGTTTTTTTTATTCATTAATTTGTTTTTTTTCAATGCTAATGCAGCAAGCTTTGACTGTCAAAAGTCGACAACTAAAATCGAAAACTATATTTGCGATAATTCAGCCATTTCCGAATTAGATGAGCGAATGGGAAATATATATAGCAATTTGATAAGAAATGTGGATGTATATACCGATAAAACAATAATATCCAATGTTCAAAAGATCTGGATTAAGGAAAGGGATTTGTGCTCTGATGTCGAATGTTTGGAGCTTGCTTACAAAAAGCAAATAGAAAAGTTAATTTCATTCTATAACAAAGAGGAGTTACTGAATATCACAATCGGTAACCAAGACGAATTTAATAAAATGGAAGTATTAAAAGTCCCATACGCAGATTTTAGATTGGAGTCCTTTAATAAAGCTTTAGTTTATCGCGACGAAGGAAAGATAACAGATTGCAACACTCTCATAGTGGTACGCACCGCTAGACCTAACGCATCACGAGGTTATGGAGCTTATTGTATTTTAGAAAAAGACGGAGAAAATAAGCCGTTAATGGTTTGTGACGACAATATGATAGGTCACTTTCATATGCAAAATGTTTCTATTACGGATGATATTAAAAAATTGGCCGAGTTTACCTATGAAAATTGCTTTGGTGGATAAGCCCGCGTAGGTCCGATTAGCGCAGCGTAATCGGACGAATGTTAAACCAAACGATATTTAAAAACGCAATAAACCATGCCCAATTACCGACGCGCATTTATTCCCGGTGGCACATGGTTTTTTACGGTGAATTTGCTGGAGCGTAAAAACAACGATTTATTAGTTCGCGAAATCGATTTGTTGCGGGCAACGGTGCGGACGGTACGCAATCGCTACCCATTCCAAATCGACGCGTGGGTAGTGTTGCCGGAACACATGCATGCAGTCTGGACGCTGCCACCGGGTGATGCGGATTTCAGCAAGCGTTGGCGATTGATCAAAAGCAGATTTTCGAGGGCATTGCCGAAAACGGAGTATCGGTCGAATGTGCGTAAAATGGCGGGTGAGCGTGGAATCTGGCAGCGGCATTTTTGGGAGCATTGCATTCGTGACGAGCAAGATTTCGAACGCCATGTCGATTATGTGCACGTTAATCCGCTTAAACATGGGTTAGTTACCCGAGTTAAGGATTGGCCGTATTCCAGTTTTCATCGCTATATTGAAAAAGGGGTTTATTCGGCAAATTGGGCTGGGGATTTGGATATAGCCGTGGATGGAGATGATTAACATACGTCCGATTACGCTTCGCTAATCGGACCTACCGGCCTCTACGTTTTTACGGTCTACTTATGAATTTGGGATGGTTTTTCTCCCGTTATTCCGCCCCGAGCATCGCAGCTTTTGGCGAGATCAGCCCGAAGGGGAGCGGCAGGGATGCCGCTCGTTTTCGGAGGGGCTGGGAAGCCCCTTCCGAAAACCCTCGCCAAAAGCGACAAATTTGCCTGGAGCAAATTTGAACAGCCGATAGGCTGGCCCGGAGGGCGAAAACCATGGATGGTTTTCGTAAAGCGCATGATTAAGGCGGAATTCCGGGTGGCCTTTTCTTTGGATACTTTCTTTTGGCCAAGCAAAAGAAAGTATCGCGGTTGTCGCGGTCCGCGAACCGACTTATAAAACATCCGTTGCGACAGCGACACCAAATAAACAAAAGACATTAAAAACCGGAATAGCCGTCGTGTTGGGTTACGGCTAACGCCTAACCCAACCTACAAAACCAAATAAAACAATGCTAAAACTCACCGAAACCACCAATACCGAAGAAACCCCTGACGACACCCTAACCCTCCCCTTCGAGGCCCGCCAAAAAACCCGGCAACCGGCGACCACCAAAGGCGGTATCCAAGTCGGCGTGTTCCTGCCCAGGGGCCAAACCCTAAAGCACGGCGCAATCCTCACCAACGGCCAAGGCTTTAAAGTACGCATCGACGCAGCGCCTGAGCAATTATCGGTGGTCAAATGCAGCGACCAATTATTGTTCGCCAAGGCCTGTTACCACCTGGGCAACCGCCATATCGCCCTGCAAATTCTGCCGGATGAACTGCGTTACCTGGCCGATCATGTGCTTGATCAGATGCTGGTGGGTTTGGGGTTGACGGTCGAGCATCACACCCTGCCCTTCGAACCAGAAAGCGGCGCGTATCATAGCCATGGTCACTGATTTGTCGCTGTTAAGGCTGTTGCAACTGGTCAGCCCCGGCTTGCCGATTGGCATGTACAGCTATTCGCAAGGGCTGGAGCGGGCGGTAGACGATGGCTGGCTTACCAGCGCCGAGCAAGTGGCCGACTGGCTGCACGGCTTGCTGCAAAACGGTTTGGGCTTGGTCGATGCGCCGATTTTAGCGCGGCTTTATGATGCCTGGCATGAGAACGATATGGCCGCCATAGATCATTGGAGCCAAACCCTGACCGCCTGCCGGGAAACCGCCGAGTTGCGTGCGGAGGACAAACAAACCGGCCAGGCCCTGGCCCGCTTGCTGGTCAATCTGGAATTGCCCGAGGCCGATGCCTGGCTAAAACGCCCGGATGCTACTTTGGCGACCTTGTTTGCCCTAGCAGCGGCCCGCTGGCAAATCAGCAAAAAGGACGCCGTCACCGGTTATTTGTGGGGCTGGCTGGAGAATCAGGTGTTGTGTGCGGTCAAGCTAGTCCCATTGGGCCAGGTGGCCGGACAACGGCTATTAAAAAATCTAGCCGGCGAGTTGCCGGCTTTAGTGGAACGTGCTTTAAACCTAAACGACGCCGAGATCGGCGGCAGTTGTTTTGGTTTGGCGTTAGCCAGCAGCCGCCATGAAATGCAGTATTCGCGGCTCTTCAGATCGTGAAATAACAATAATGTAGCCTCGATGCAATCGAGGTTTGAGCAACCTTCAATACCTTGGATGAAAACATGACTGATAAACAAATATTACGAGTAGGCATCGGCGGCCCGGTCGGCTCCGGCAAGACTGCGCTGGTGGATGCCTTGTGCAAGAAGATGCGCGACGATTACGAGATCGGCGTGGTCACCAACGATATTTACACCCGCGAGGATCAGCAGTTCTTGATTCGTAGCCAGGCCTTGCCGGAAGAGCGGATTTTGGGCGTGGAAACCGGCGGCTGTCCGCATACCGCCATCCGTGAAGACGCGTCGATGAATCTGGCGGCGGTGGATGAGTTGTGCGAGCGCTGGCCAGAGCTGGATTTTGTAATGGTGGAAAGCGGCGGCGACAATCTCAGCGCCACCTTCAGTCCGGAACTGGCTGACCTGACGATTTACGTAATCGACGTCTCCGCCGGCGACAAGATTCCGCGCAAGGGCGGCCCCGGCATCACCCGCTCGGATTTATTGGTGATCAATAAAATCGATCTGGCGCCTTACGTCGGCGCCTCGCTGGAAGTGATGGACCGGGATGCGAAAAAGATGCGCGGCGAGCGGCCGTTCGTGTTTACCAATATCAAAACCGGCAATGGCTTGGAAGCGGTCGCTGACTTTATTGTCAAGCAAGGCATGCTGCAAACGCATTAATGGCGATAGTCAGCCAAGGTTGACTTTTAGCCAGTACTGGTATGCTCAAGGATAATGGATCAGGAGGAACAATGATGAAAACCGCGTTTTTAATCGCCAGCTTATGGGCTTGCTCCGTGTCGGTAGCCGGAGCCGAGACTTGCCCGGAATTGTTGAATTACAAAATGACCAAGCTTCGCTCCAGTGAGCAAATCGATTTTTGCCAGGCGTTTCATGGCAAAGTGATCCTAGCCGTCAATACCGCCAGCAATTGCGGCTACACGCCGCAATTCAAAGGCCTGGAAGCCTTATATCAAAAGTATAAGGATCAAGGTTTGGTTGTAGTCGGCTTCCCATCCAACGATTTTAATCAGGAGTTCGCCGAAGCGGAGAAAACCGCTAACGTCTGCTATATCAATTACGGCGTGACCTTCCCCATGCTGGAAAAAAGCCAGGTGAAGGGGACAGGGGCGAACGGTTTTTTCCAAAAGTTAATTAAAGCCACTGGGCAGGCACCGGCCTGGAATTTTCATAAATACTTGATAGATCGCAGCGGCAACAGCGTGGCGGCTTTTCCCAGCGATGTGACGCCGGAACAGCTGGATTCGAAGATCAGCGCCCTGCTATCCGCTAAATAGTGTTGCAAACCTCACCTCTCGCCGGCGGCATGCCGGCATTTTTTATTCGGACGAGACGACAATGCGCAGAATAGGGCTTTACTGGTTTGGTAATGATTTGCGGGTGCATGACAATCCCAACCTGCAACAAGCCAGCGCGGTCGTCGATCAGTTGCTTTGCGTCTATTGTCTGGACCCGGCCTGGCTGGCACCCAACCAGTACGGCATGGCCAACCTGTCGACCCAGCGTTGGCGGTTTTTAAAAGAAGCCCTGCAGGACCTGGATAGAAATCTCCAGCAAGTCGGTCAGCAATTACTGGTTTGTTACGAAGCACCCGCAACGGCTATCAGCAACCTAGTCAAAAAACACGGCGTGTCGGTAATTTATCGCAGCCGCCACGGCGGTTTTCAAGAACGGCAACAATGGCCGGCCCTGCAAAAGCATTTGCCGGGTTTACGTTTTGTAGAATCCGACACGCAAACCCTGTTCAACCTGAAAGACCTGCCCTTTGCCCAATTGCCGCAGTCCTTCACCCCATTCAAAGACAGCGTGGAGCAGTTGCCCATCGACCATCCCTTACCGCCGCCCGATGCTCTGCCGCCCAGTCCCGAGCCCAAATCGGATTGGCTATTGAATTTTCCGGTGTATTTACCGGCCAGTTCTGCGCTGGATCCCGAGTTGGCGTTTCATGGCGGCGAGACGGCGGGCAAAAAACATCTTAAAGCGTATTTCCACAGCAGCTACCCCAGCCGTTACAAAGACCAGCGCAACGAACTGGACGGTTGGGAAAATTCCACTAAGTTTTCGCCCTGGCTGGCCCACGGCAATCTGTCGGTACGAAAGATCTATTCCAGTTTACGCCGCTACGAACAAGACAATGGCGCCAATGAATCAACCTATTGGCTGTATTTTGAATTGCTCTGGCGCGAGTATTTTCAATGGTACGCCCATCAGTACGGCAAGCAGCTATTTGCGTTTCGCGGCATCAAACAACGCCGGCCATTGACCTGCTTCTATCCGGAACGCTTTCAAAAATGGTGTCACGGTTACACGCCTTATCCGCTGGTAAACGCCTGCATGAAGCAACTCAACGCCACCGGCTATATGTCCAATCGCGGCCGGCAAATCGTCGCCAGCTGCCTAGTCAACGAATTGGCAGTGGATTGGCGCTTTGGCGCGGCTTATTTCGAGCAACATTTGCTGGATTACGATGTGGCCAGTAATTGGGGTAATTGGCAATATCTGGCCGGGGTGGGCGCCGACCCGCGCGGTCAGCGGCATTTTGATTTGGAAAAGCAAACCCGCTTATACGATCCTGACGGGCAATTTATACGTAAGTGGCAGGCTGAAATCCGCAATTTACCCTTGGATTCGGTGGATGCGGCCGATTGGCCCGTGGACCCGGCCGCCGCGAAACTGGCATCCATATTGTCGGCTTAGGCTAACGATCCAACTCCACTGTTTGCTGAGACGCTAACGGCTTATTCCAAAACTTTTAGCGCAGGATTCGCACCCCAAATAAAATTCCAGCCCATCGTCTTGCGTTACGGAAATATTACCACCGGCGCGTATCGTCCATTTGCTGGGACGCCCGTGAAAATTCGCAGTTCCTTTCACAAAACAGGGTAAATAGAGATAGCCTTCCAGATACTCCGCCGATGTTATCGGTCTGGCTTTGCGCAAAACGCTTTTTGCTTTCGGCGTGGAAAGTTTAAAGTCCTCGCAGAACGCCCCAGGCTGGTCGGCACCGGCCATTACTACCCGCACCTGAGTAAACCCATCAATCGCAAAGGCATTTAACGAGAACATGGCCGCGAAAACCCAAAAAGCGGTGCGTACTGTGTGTGTCGGAACCGAACGCATCACATTTACCACTTTGCGGAGCTTGCTTCGCTAGGTTGTTTATAACCGACTTCGGAGTGTTTATAGATGTCGTTGGCGGTCAGCCCCAACAATTCCTCCAAGCTACCTATCAACCATTTGAGCGATGCATTTTGCTTGTCGCTTACCGAATCATAACCTTTATCGGCGGAAAAACCGGAGACGATTTCTATGCCTATGGAATCTTCATTCGTTGGATAGCGATCCGGATACGTTTTAGCTTTTTCGTGCTGATAGAGTTTATTTACCCGCGCCACGTAAGACTTCTTTTGCTCGAAAAGAATAGCTTTTAGATTTTTCAGCTCGTCCGTACTGCAATTTCCAAACTGGTAACAACGGCTGCGAATTTCGCCGACATGCCAACATTTTTGATTTACCCGCGCGGTGTAATAAATGCTGCCATCAACCTCGATTAGAAAATGCGCGCCGTTTTTCCCATTTTCGTAGCTGCTGAAGGACGAAGCCGATGTTTTGCTGCCGGTTTGGTGAACGACAATTGCATGCACGTTTACCAAATTACCTTTCTCGATCTTCGTGGAAATCTTGTCGGTTACCTGAGCGGCTAAGACTTTACCGTCCTTCAATGTCGGTTTTACACTATCCGCCACCGTTATCTCCAAAAATTATTACTTAACGCTACCCCATCCCTGATCGTTCGAATGGCCGGGTGACCATCCAGTAGTAACGCCTTTCCAGCCAAGCCGATAATTTGCCAAAACCGGCATATTCGAGCAATTTTGCATCTCCGGCAAAACCAGCCGCTAGCGTTTTATACCTCTATCAGACCGCAGCTTACCTAGCGTTGATGCAACAAGCGAAACAACCAAAACCCGGCAAACATCGCCGCAACAAACACATAATTACCCAACACCCCGGCGCTTAATCCCAGCAGAGCCGGTCCTGGACAGAAACCGGACAGCCCCCAACCGACGCCGAATATCGCCGCACCGACAAGCAGTTTGGCATCGACACCAGCCGACACGCGCGCGGAAGGCTCTTGCTCGCTATCAGCGGTGTCATTATTGCGATGCATGAAGTAGCGCGCCAGCCCCAGCGTCAACAAAGCACTAGCCATCACCAACGCCAAACTAGGATCCCATGCCCCCGCCACATCCAGAAACGCCAAGACTTTGGCCGGATTGCTCATGCCGGCCAGAATCAAACCCAAACCAAACAGCAGGCCATAAGCGAATAAATAAACTGTATTTTTCATCGAGAAAGTCCGGTTTAGAGCAAGTGACGAACAATAAATACTGTGATACCGGCAGTCAGCATGAAGGTCAGCGTCGCCACGATGGAACGCACGGACAAGCGGGCGATACCGCAAACACCATGTCCGCTGGTGCAACCGCCGCCAAGCCGGGTGCCGTAACCCACCAGTAGGCCAGCAATCGCCAGCAAACCGGGCGAGGCATCCAGATCCAGCGCGATGTCTGCGCCGCTCAAGCGATACAAGGGCGCACTGGCCAGCAGACCGGCCAGAAACCAGCCGCGCCAGACACTGCCCTCGCGCCAGGGCGGCAAGATGCCTGCCGCGATACCGGAGATGCCGGCGGTATGTTTATGGGTAAACAATAATAAGGCAGCGGCTAGCCCGATC
This region includes:
- a CDS encoding YeeE/YedE family protein encodes the protein MNYSTILSALAGGAMIGLAAALLLFTHKHTAGISGIAAGILPPWREGSVWRGWFLAGLLASAPLYRLSGADIALDLDASPGLLAIAGLLVGYGTRLGGGCTSGHGVCGIARLSVRSIVATLTFMLTAGITVFIVRHLL
- a CDS encoding urease accessory protein UreF, which codes for MVTDLSLLRLLQLVSPGLPIGMYSYSQGLERAVDDGWLTSAEQVADWLHGLLQNGLGLVDAPILARLYDAWHENDMAAIDHWSQTLTACRETAELRAEDKQTGQALARLLVNLELPEADAWLKRPDATLATLFALAAARWQISKKDAVTGYLWGWLENQVLCAVKLVPLGQVAGQRLLKNLAGELPALVERALNLNDAEIGGSCFGLALASSRHEMQYSRLFRS
- a CDS encoding REP-associated tyrosine transposase, translated to MPNYRRAFIPGGTWFFTVNLLERKNNDLLVREIDLLRATVRTVRNRYPFQIDAWVVLPEHMHAVWTLPPGDADFSKRWRLIKSRFSRALPKTEYRSNVRKMAGERGIWQRHFWEHCIRDEQDFERHVDYVHVNPLKHGLVTRVKDWPYSSFHRYIEKGVYSANWAGDLDIAVDGDD
- the ureE gene encoding urease accessory protein UreE yields the protein MLKLTETTNTEETPDDTLTLPFEARQKTRQPATTKGGIQVGVFLPRGQTLKHGAILTNGQGFKVRIDAAPEQLSVVKCSDQLLFAKACYHLGNRHIALQILPDELRYLADHVLDQMLVGLGLTVEHHTLPFEPESGAYHSHGH
- a CDS encoding IS110 family transposase is translated as MTSTIIGIDIAKLKFDVARLAEGKYKHAKFANNLEGFAAFAAWLDGFGDTDRRLCLEATGAYGLPLAEFLADGGYFVSVVNPAQIHAFGKSELSRAKTDKADAKLIARYALQADLVAWKPLPANLRQLQALTRRLEHLLEMQRMEQNRLETADTAIVPSINTVLATLAAELKATRQAIQDHVDKDPDLKQQSDLLTSIPGIGPATTAYLLVALSPHHGYANAKQVVAQAGLAPAIRQSGQWQGKTRIAKTGDARLRKALYLPALVAWQHNPAIRVQCQRLKANGKNGKLIVCAAMRKLIHLAFAILKSGKPFDPNFSLA
- a CDS encoding lysozyme inhibitor LprI family protein translates to MKKLFFLFINLFFFNANAASFDCQKSTTKIENYICDNSAISELDERMGNIYSNLIRNVDVYTDKTIISNVQKIWIKERDLCSDVECLELAYKKQIEKLISFYNKEELLNITIGNQDEFNKMEVLKVPYADFRLESFNKALVYRDEGKITDCNTLIVVRTARPNASRGYGAYCILEKDGENKPLMVCDDNMIGHFHMQNVSITDDIKKLAEFTYENCFGG
- a CDS encoding peptidoglycan recognition protein family protein; the encoded protein is MADSVKPTLKDGKVLAAQVTDKISTKIEKGNLVNVHAIVVHQTGSKTSASSFSSYENGKNGAHFLIEVDGSIYYTARVNQKCWHVGEIRSRCYQFGNCSTDELKNLKAILFEQKKSYVARVNKLYQHEKAKTYPDRYPTNEDSIGIEIVSGFSADKGYDSVSDKQNASLKWLIGSLEELLGLTANDIYKHSEVGYKQPSEASSAKW
- a CDS encoding glutathione peroxidase, whose translation is MMKTAFLIASLWACSVSVAGAETCPELLNYKMTKLRSSEQIDFCQAFHGKVILAVNTASNCGYTPQFKGLEALYQKYKDQGLVVVGFPSNDFNQEFAEAEKTANVCYINYGVTFPMLEKSQVKGTGANGFFQKLIKATGQAPAWNFHKYLIDRSGNSVAAFPSDVTPEQLDSKISALLSAK
- the ureG gene encoding urease accessory protein UreG, giving the protein MTDKQILRVGIGGPVGSGKTALVDALCKKMRDDYEIGVVTNDIYTREDQQFLIRSQALPEERILGVETGGCPHTAIREDASMNLAAVDELCERWPELDFVMVESGGDNLSATFSPELADLTIYVIDVSAGDKIPRKGGPGITRSDLLVINKIDLAPYVGASLEVMDRDAKKMRGERPFVFTNIKTGNGLEAVADFIVKQGMLQTH
- a CDS encoding DUF6691 family protein; its protein translation is MKNTVYLFAYGLLFGLGLILAGMSNPAKVLAFLDVAGAWDPSLALVMASALLTLGLARYFMHRNNDTADSEQEPSARVSAGVDAKLLVGAAIFGVGWGLSGFCPGPALLGLSAGVLGNYVFVAAMFAGFWLFRLLHQR
- a CDS encoding DASH family cryptochrome, with amino-acid sequence MRRIGLYWFGNDLRVHDNPNLQQASAVVDQLLCVYCLDPAWLAPNQYGMANLSTQRWRFLKEALQDLDRNLQQVGQQLLVCYEAPATAISNLVKKHGVSVIYRSRHGGFQERQQWPALQKHLPGLRFVESDTQTLFNLKDLPFAQLPQSFTPFKDSVEQLPIDHPLPPPDALPPSPEPKSDWLLNFPVYLPASSALDPELAFHGGETAGKKHLKAYFHSSYPSRYKDQRNELDGWENSTKFSPWLAHGNLSVRKIYSSLRRYEQDNGANESTYWLYFELLWREYFQWYAHQYGKQLFAFRGIKQRRPLTCFYPERFQKWCHGYTPYPLVNACMKQLNATGYMSNRGRQIVASCLVNELAVDWRFGAAYFEQHLLDYDVASNWGNWQYLAGVGADPRGQRHFDLEKQTRLYDPDGQFIRKWQAEIRNLPLDSVDAADWPVDPAAAKLASILSA